One Companilactobacillus heilongjiangensis genomic window, TTTTTGCCTTTTACGTCAACGTCAGAAACAATAAGTTTAGCCATTGTAAATAAATCCTCCAATATTTTCCTTAAAAAAAGGCGGAAGGAGTTATCCTCCCTCCGCCAATTTAAATCACACTAAATTAGGTTTTATCTTAAATTAGTTACTAGTTAAACTAATGAATTAGTCTAATGTAGCAAATTTTTCAAGTGTACGAACCATTTGTGCAGTAAATCCTGATTCGTTGTCATACCAAGCAACAGTCTTTACAACTTGTGAGTCACCTGAACCAACAATTTGTGTTTGTGTTGGGTCAAAGATTGAACCGAATGATGTACCGATAACGTCTGAAGATACGATTTCATCATCGTTGTAACCGAATGAAGGGTTGTTTTCTGTATACTTCTTAACAGCAGCGTTTACTTCGTCAACTGTAACTTCTTTACCAAGAGTTGCAACTAATTCTGTAACTGAACCAGTAATAACTGGAACACGTTGTGCATGTCCATCAAGCTTACCCTTCAATGCAGGAACAACCATACCTAAGGCTTTGGCAGCACCAGTTGAGTGAGGGATGATGTTAGCAGCAGCAGCACGTGCAGCACGAACATTACCTTTACGTTCTGGACCATCTTGAAGTTTTTGAGTAGCTGTGTAAGCATGGATAGTTGTCATTGTACCAGCTTTAATACCGAATTCTTCGTTTACGGCATTTGCTAGAGGTGCAAGACAGTTTGTTGTACATGAACCAGCTGAAGCAATCTTAACGTCGTTTGTTAGAACGTCATCGTTAACACCGTAAACAACTGTAGGCATGTTACCTGATGGAGCTGAGATCAATACACGTTTTGCACCAGCATCAAGGTGAGCTTGTGCTTTTTCTGATGATGTGTAGAAACCAGTACATTCAAGAACGATGTCAACACCGTCGTTAGCAACCCATTTAAGGTCTGCAGCGTTCATTTCAGCATATACAGGGATCTTCTTACCATCAACAACGATAGCTGCATCTTCAGCAGTGATCTTGTCAATTTCGAAGTTACCATGAGCTGTATCGTACTTCAATAGGTGAGCAAGCATAGCAGGTGAAGTTAAATCGTTAATTGCAACAACTTCCAAATCTGTCTTGCCAGCTGCTTGAAGTGCAGCGATACGGCGGAATGCCAAACGACCGATACGGCCAAATCCATTAATACCAACTTTTGTAGTCATACAAAAATTCCTCCTTCAGGAAATCAAAAAAATATTATTTTAAAGGGTTATCCCTTAAAATCAGCTTTGAGGCACCTTCATCAGTAATTAATACTGTATGATGAGGTGCGTTTTTCATATATGATTGAATTGCTTCAGCCTTACTTTGACCACCGGCAATTGCAATCACATGTTCTATTTTATCAAGGTCCTGGACGTGAAGTCCAATCCTAGGTACCTTATATACAAGTTTACCACTTCGATCAAAGAAATCACCAAAAGCTTCGGAAACAGCTTTACCACTGTCAACAATACTTTGTTCCTTTTCGGAAAGATTTCTCCGGTCGGCCATAATACTTGCCGTGCCAATGCTGTGAATCACAACATTACTTCTATATATTAGTTCAAGAACCGATTTAATTGAAGTCTCT contains:
- the gap gene encoding type I glyceraldehyde-3-phosphate dehydrogenase is translated as MTTKVGINGFGRIGRLAFRRIAALQAAGKTDLEVVAINDLTSPAMLAHLLKYDTAHGNFEIDKITAEDAAIVVDGKKIPVYAEMNAADLKWVANDGVDIVLECTGFYTSSEKAQAHLDAGAKRVLISAPSGNMPTVVYGVNDDVLTNDVKIASAGSCTTNCLAPLANAVNEEFGIKAGTMTTIHAYTATQKLQDGPERKGNVRAARAAAANIIPHSTGAAKALGMVVPALKGKLDGHAQRVPVITGSVTELVATLGKEVTVDEVNAAVKKYTENNPSFGYNDDEIVSSDVIGTSFGSIFDPTQTQIVGSGDSQVVKTVAWYDNESGFTAQMVRTLEKFATLD